The nucleotide window GAACTGTCTCTTGACCCCACGTGCTGTGCTGGAGCCGAATTTCCTCCTTTACACTCCAATGATTCACTGTTACGCGTCTGCACGAAACTTCCACGGGCTATCTTTATGATCATCGTGTTACCTTTTTATTAAGATTATGATCACATGTCGCATGTAATTAAGCTGATTACGACTAATTCGTTTCCCATATTACTTTCTTTCCCAATAAAATCTGCCCACCACGAACAAGAGTAACCACATGTTAAATTACCAACTCACCAATCACAGATGAGGACCAACCTTGCACGTTATAAAATTCTGATCTAATCTGATCAACGGCTCATATTATCCGCACATGTCCGGGGATAAGGATAAAACTCAGTATCCTTTCCCCCACTATCTCTTCTATGTCGACACCTTACAAGCCAGTTTCAGTTTTAGCCCCAGAAATATATTTTGACTTCAccaacagttttttttttttttcttgaattatccatttatttaaaatatattccaCGTCAGACATTCCGTAAATATTCCATTTCTTCAGCTTCATACACAGGCACACacgtatatatataaaccccctTTTGGGCCCTCAAAAAGTGGACAACACACACTTTCTCATTTTCTCCTAACAAACTTTCAGTACTTGCAGAGAGAGCAAACATGGTGTCTTGGGTTAGAGGCAAGTGCCTTGGCAGAGGTTCGTTTGGTACTGTGAATATAGCCGTCGACAGACTAAACGGCAACGTTTTTGCGGTGAAGTCAGTTGATCGGAACGCCTGTCACCCGTCTCAAGTCGAGTGTTTAGAGAACGAAATCAGAATTCTTCGTTCGCTTTCTTCCCCTTACGTTGTCAAGTATCTCGGTGACGATGTTTCATACGAGTCTCCGACGACGTCGTACAGAAATCTTCACTTGGAGTACTTACCCGGTGGCACCGTGGCTGATGCTGACGTGGCGACCTACGTGGACGAGAAGATTTTACGGTCACACATCTTCTGTATAGTCTCAGCGTTGAGGTACTTACATTCTCTCAACATCGTTCACTGTGATGTTAAAGGGAAGAACATTCTCGTTGGTCCGAGTTCAAGTTTTTGTAAACTTGCCGATTTCGGCTCTTCCAAGGAGATTGACAACTCCGGCGGTCCTGTCTTGCCACGTGGAAGCCCACTGTGGATGGCGCCGGAGGTGGTACGAGGAGAGTACCAGGGACCGGAAAGTGATGTTTGGTCTCTGGGTTGCACAATTATCGAGATGGCAACCGGAAGACCCGCCTGGGAGGATTTCGGTGGCGAGACGCTGAGTCGAATCGGGTTCTCTAAGGAGCTGCCGATTTTTCCGGTTCAGTTATCGGAATTGGGTCATGATTTCGTCGAAAAGTGTTTGAGAAGGGAGCCGAGTGAGCGGTGGAGCTGTGATCAGCTCTTACAGCATCCGTTTTTACAATCCGTAAATAAAACAGTAAAGATTACAGAGTCATCTCCGCGTTGCGTGCTCGATTGGGTCAACTCGGAGttccaagaagaagaagaagaattggaTTATGAGAATTGCGAAAGTTCTGCCAGGGAAAGGCTCGGAAAATTGGCAAGTTCACCAGGGGCAATTTGGGAATCAGACGGTTGGGTAGCGGTAAGAGATTacgaggaagaagaagaagcagcagcagcagcaaagGGGACAAGGAGGGAATATCCGAATGTTTTGGGGAGTGAAGAGCCAAAGGCGGCAACAGGGACAAGTTGGGTAATTGACGTAAGGGCAAACTCGGAAAGTAAAAATATTGGTGGTTGTGAGTTTGGGTGCGGTGGTGAATCTCGGAGGTGTAATGGAGAATGGCAAAAGGTTGAATTAGCGGTGGTGACCGGACAGACGGGAATATACAAAATGTgtaattcattattattattattatgtttgaaaatattcagatatattataaatgtttatatttattatattctttacCCTTTATCCATGGcctcaaaaaattcaattcacttACATGTGAATTGAACCAATTCAATTTCGTGTGTTTAATTCAGAAGAACCTTTTGCAAGAATGGGGAATTAATTGGCAAAATCCATACAGTAAttgggaaattatattatatttgaaattaagagATTTGACGTCTATTATATCTCAATAGTCATGTCGTGCGTATGTATAATCGTCACCACCATGTACCATAATTCAATACAatcaatcattttcttattAGAGCTGCAACTAAACAAATAAAGTAAACCGCGTTGATGATATGTAAAAGTCGTTCAGTTTACGGCCTTTCACATTATTCGTCGGCTTTTCAATTAAATTGGGCATATTCAAGACTCGAGAAATTTCTTTTTACCTGAGGGAGGTTCAATGTTTGGCTCACCTGTTCCATCACACTTTCTTGCTGTAGAACGATTTGTTTACATTAAGCATCTCCTGGTCAGAGTCTTTGGCACAACAGAACGCTCAGGTCAATGGTAAAAGAAGTCATccaatatttgaatttatgtCAAATAGGTAGAATTGTATGTTTGTTTGATTAAGGAAACATTTACACTGTTAGGGTTATTACGTGTAAAAGGCAATTGGGTGTAATGTTACTGTTTTTTATTGAATGtgctgtatttttttttatattcattttaaatatacaaatatatatatatatacaaataatatgagCAACTTAACCATTAGAGACTAACTAATAAGAGTTTACTCTTATAAATAAAGCTGCGATCGgtaaaagaaaagacaaaatttgGTATCATCTGCcaacaaacatatatttataaataagaagaTGAATTGGAATAACATAGAGGTCCACAATTATTGGTGCCTAAGAGAAGGCAATTTAACATTGAATCTAAAAGAGGATCCTTCAAGGGTGGTCCATGATCAAACGACACGAAACTCGTCAACTGGAGCTTGCCAACTAATTGCATCTACTTCTTGTcttgtaaattataattatccgcaacatacatacatacattgAAGCTGCCCACTAAACTACTTAATTAGTTCCAAACATCACTAGTtctgttataaaattaattaaaaacattgaCGCTGCCTTGCTCACGTACCAACCAAACTGGATCTACGCTGTCAGGAAATTCCAGGGCACATCCAGCTTTGTCTTCACGCGCACGTGTTTGGTTCCTATtgggttgaatttgattatGCAGCTATCTTCAACACGGGCGAATAATAAACATATTAGTGGGAGAAGGGAGGAGGAAGTTTCCATTATGTGCTTTTAACTCTCCCTAAAGGACAATTTGTTGAATATATTAATCTCACTTGTGAGACCCATTATTTAGCACTTACTGGAATAGAAATGTTTAATCCGATTTCTAAGATGACGAATAGAAGCACGGTAGAAATTTTCaggaaagaaaattataaatttgattattgataaAGACCGACCATTGACTATTCCCTTCAAGCGGTGGCACCTCGTAAGCACTCCTCTTAGAGAAGCCATTATTGTGAATTACGGAAACTCTGATGGGTTTTGAAAGTCCACCAATTCAATAGAAGAGAGGCGATTAGTTGGCATTTGACACGTTTTATGAGCCCAGCAGATTGGGCTAACTTAAGAATAATAATACTATGATCGCGGAGCAAAGGCCCATCCGTACATTTTGGCATACACGTAACTACGTTAAGTACTGAATACACTCAAAACATTTTCGCGATACACCCGCAACAAAGAGTAAAGTGCCTAATTTCAACTACTTATGATATtagattaaattgataaaaatattataaacaaagtAAATGATCTTTGGTAGtttaaataaccaaaaaataaaagattttatgtataaaaaaattgtataaatttgaattttctctaacaaaatatcaaaataaaactgttgacaaatatttatactaaattCACGTTGTGCTTCTCAATCTCTTGTCAAGTCTTTGGAATGCTTTCTAAAGAGTGGGTCCTTGAGTGTATGAAAGATCTTTTATTGGTCAATCTCAGGGAAATCTTCAGATAATCGTGCAGGTAAACTATCATCTGTTATAAGAAATTTCAGTTGAGGCTCATTGACAATTTGAATGCAGATTGCCACAGAATTCTATCAGCAGTTGGGTCTTGAcgaacgattttttttttttttggtaagtaaatgtatataaaagtaaaaagaaaagccAAAATTGCAATCCAACCTGAACTTATCTTGCCCTATTATATTCGTAATTGCCAGATAAAAGATAAGATAATAGCAAAAAACTATACACATAGGAACACAAGAATCCAAGAGCAAATCAAGAAACTTGCCCCCACAAAGAGAGAGAACTAGCAAAAAGCTTTCAGAGTCTACAAACAGCTAATTAAAGGGTTGACACATTCTAAGTTAGCTCAGGAGATAAAACCAGTCCCACCCATAGCAGAAAAGTTGTTGCTGAAAGATCTAGGGCTGGAGAAACTCCATCACAGAGGCAAAGACAATCTGTTCCAGCAGGGAAAACAGAGTTAACCGGCATAAGAGAGCATGATTTTTCTCGTCTTGACATGAAACATGTGTCCAGATTGGGCAGAACGGTAACCATAAAACTGGGTAGAAAGGTAGCTCCAAAATCCAGTAGTCTTGACGAAGG belongs to Mangifera indica cultivar Alphonso chromosome 2, CATAS_Mindica_2.1, whole genome shotgun sequence and includes:
- the LOC123208875 gene encoding mitogen-activated protein kinase kinase kinase 18-like → MVSWVRGKCLGRGSFGTVNIAVDRLNGNVFAVKSVDRNACHPSQVECLENEIRILRSLSSPYVVKYLGDDVSYESPTTSYRNLHLEYLPGGTVADADVATYVDEKILRSHIFCIVSALRYLHSLNIVHCDVKGKNILVGPSSSFCKLADFGSSKEIDNSGGPVLPRGSPLWMAPEVVRGEYQGPESDVWSLGCTIIEMATGRPAWEDFGGETLSRIGFSKELPIFPVQLSELGHDFVEKCLRREPSERWSCDQLLQHPFLQSVNKTVKITESSPRCVLDWVNSEFQEEEEELDYENCESSARERLGKLASSPGAIWESDGWVAVRDYEEEEEAAAAAKGTRREYPNVLGSEEPKAATGTSWVIDVRANSESKNIGGCEFGCGGESRRCNGEWQKVELAVVTGQTGIYKMCNSLLLLLCLKIFRYIINVYIYYILYPLSMASKNSIHLHVN